The nucleotide sequence acaaaaatatatatttaaacCCACAGTGTGTTGTTCTAGATAAATGGACTATGCTGGTTGTATTTTACCTTGAGAAGAACGGTGTCTGCCGGCGGGATGTACTCAAACATGTCACCGGGGACGAAGGTTAAATTATCATCGACTGGAGCCCCGGCGATGACACGAGGGAGGTCCAGCACGGTACACTTGACGTGTGGAAATGCCTTGGCGACCACCGCAGTAGCGGCGCCATGGGCACCACCAACATCGACCAGTGAGCTGCCCAGGGATCCGAAGACGCCATTGCACTCTCTTAGGAGGATCTCCATACTGAGGCAGCAGTCTGCGGCCATGCCGGCATTGAACACACGGTCATCGCTGGCGTCCTTTGCTATCATCTCCCACCGGGTACAGCCATGTGCTACCTCGAAGAGTGACGGTGAGGCAGCGCTCTTTTCGTCGGTGAACCACTCGTGTATGCTAAAGAGAGCAGTAATAGCAACCGGGTTGACAAACACACCCACCATCGGCGACAGGTCACGGCGGCGAGAGCTCTCGCCGCCAGCTCCCACAAGGAGGCGAGAGACCCGggtgagcttgtacaccatgtcgcCGCTAGCCTTGACTTCGGCAGAGAAGATGCCCGAGGTGGTGAGCACACGCATGAGCCGCCGGAGGTGTGAGAGCTTCGTCGGGTGGATCCCTGTATCAGCGGCAAGATCAGACAAGGTGACAGCACCGCCCCTGAGGTGGATGGCGTCGGCGATGCGCAGGTCGGTGGCGGCACCGAGTGCCATGGACTTGACATAGACGAAGCAGTGGTGGTAGAGCTCGAGCTGAGCTTGGAGCAAGTCATCGCTGCTCATGGTGAGCTCATCTTCTTGGACGTGGGACGCCATGCATGATGTGTTGAATGCTAGGCTCTGTTGGGTTCGGTTCTCATATAGGAGTAGAGGTGAACGGTTGAGCTGTCGCTCTCCGACAGCTAATCGTGACGTTACATAATGGACGGAAAGTCATTGGATGTGATAAGATGTGACTTGCAATCAGGCGTTGAAAAGCAAGATGATGATTGCTCTCCGGCAACTTAATTTTGCAGATTTGCTAAATCATCTACATTCAAAAACAAAATGGTATATTTTTCCTCCTCAACTTTGTCGATGGTATAGAAATGATAGTTCAACTCCCACAATTGTTGAAACCGGATGCTTTTCTTCCCTTGGGTTGTTGGGATGATTTTGTGCTGATGTGGCATGGTTTTAACCACTGGTTTTCATCCTTTGAACCAACAAAAGCCAAAACATTGCTGGCTTGGCATGGTTTTAACCACCGATTTTCGTCCCTTGAACCAACAAAAGCAAAATACATTGTTGACTTGGTATGGTTTTGACTATTGTTGTCCACATGGCAATTTTCTTCTCCCTTCTTATTTTCACTAGGCGAGCAGTTGGCGCGCATTGAGAAGCAGTAAAAAGCTGAGACCGTGGCCGTGTGGGGAGCAGCAGCCGAGGTGTGCCCCCCTATTACGTGGTGGTAAAAACTGTGCCACAGACACAAGCGCACGAGCAAGGGTTCCCTAGCATGACGACCACGGGGTGCTGAATGTCATGGTCATCGTCGGGCATGCTCTTCCTGGTCTTCAGTTTCTTGATGGCCGGCCTGCATAGCCCACCCAGAAAGAGCATGCTCACGCTGTGACGAGTCTTGATGCATGCATACTCTAAAAAGTTTGCGCAAACGATGGCCACGCTAGTGGCTCTAGCTCATCATGTCGATGTTGTATGTGTCCCTGACCCTGAAGGCTTGAAGGCAAGATGATTGATGCGTTAAGAGGTGTGTTGCCCGTGACCACCTATACTGGACGGGCAGCTGCTCACGCCGAGCGTCGATGAGGATGTTGAACAGCACCAGGGCCACGCACATGTGAGTGACACACCAAGCTTCTATGGCTGTGGTACTCGCTGACAGATGATGAGATGGTTAGCCTCGATGCCACAGGAACACGGTGGTGACCGGCGACCGTGTGGGTGTGGTTTGATGGGGGGCGGGGAGGGGGTGAAGCTGAGGTGGACAATGATGTGGCGAGGTCAATGGTTAAAACCATGCCTCATCAGCACAAAACCGTCTAAAACAGCAGAAGCGACGAAAAGTATCTGGCTTTGAGTGTTGGGGGACTAGCCTTATTTGGTTTTGTAGTTGAGAAATCATTTCTAAACTATTGCTAAGTTGAGGGATGAAAGATTTATTTTTCCCTTAAATAAACCACTAACATTGTGGAAAGGAGAGAGAAAACACTAGTCCCCTAAACCATTTCTATCCTTAAAATAAATTAAAGATTTTGTAAAAAAACGTTTTAAAAGGTCTTTTAAATATAGTCCTCTAGTAGAAAAATTGAACTAAGGAGGGATCTTCAGGGACCCAAACGTCCATTAGATAAGCACGAGAATACGTTTAAGATAAGGGTCACTAAAGAATGAAAAATTAGAGACCAATTCCGTCATTTTACAAAATTACCTGGAATCACGGAGGAAGAGACCAATTCCGTCCTTGTAACATGCTTTCTCCCTGTTTTATATTAATAAAGCCGAGACAAACGATACATGCTATTGAGGAAAACCTCATAAGCTAATCAAACATAAAGACATGACAAAACTAGTGGAGAATGCAATACCATACACAATTAAACGCATCAAGTGTGTCACCGAGAAGAAGAACATGAGACACGCCATCACGCCCGGGGGAGCTCCACACTCgtcgacgaccccccccccccccccacacacacacacacacaagagggACACAACGGTAAACACCGCCACCGTGGTGTTTGCCGAAGTGGACAAAGGTTTTCACCCTGATTGTCGGAGGATATTAACAAGAAAGAAGGTATTATAACAAATCATTCAATCTTCTTTATTCAGTAAAATATTCCATGCATGAAATGTTTGACAGAGACACCAACAGAGATAATACGCAAATATACTAGTACATGTATTTTAGAAAACATAACTTAATAAATATTCGCCAATCTGAACCATTCGGGTGATAGCTTAGTTCACTTCTTGATAGACAAAGCCATCTGAGCCCGCTTCGTCTTGGCAAACTCAACCAACTTGGTGACGTCTGGCAGGGCCACCTTGGCAGCGTCCAACGCGATGAAGCGCTCCACCCATGCCAACAAAAGTGGAGTGTTGGCGATGTCAAAGGGCTTGGTACCACATAGCTCTTCAGTTCCTTGCAAAAATGCCAAGAGACCGCCTAGTGCAATGTCCACATATCCAACACTATCACCACCAAAGAAGGGCTTCCCCTTGGAGCATTCCTTGAGAGCCCCCTCTAGCGTCTGCACCACCGCCAACATATGCTTTATCCCCTCTGTCTTCTCCTCTCCGTCGGCCGTGAACGCCACTTTCCACGGGATGACTAGCTGCATGCACCAAATGGCAATGTTAATCAGCTCACCACATACATAAATGTGAAATCAACAACACAAAACACTATAAGAGTAAACCTTCTGGTCAATGTAGTCTACCCAGAACCGAGCAATGGCACATTCGTAGGGGTCAGTGGGCAAGAGGGAGGGGCCTGTAGTGCCGTAGGCCTCATCGATGTACTCTAGAATGACGACCGACTCACAGATTGGCTTGCCGTTGTGGATGAGCACTGGCACCTTCTTGTGCACCGGGTTTGACGTGAGGAGGAGGTCGCTCTTGTTGTCGAGGTCCTGCTCCACGTACTCGTAGCTCAAGCCCTTGAGGTGGAGCGCGAGTTTCACCCTGGAAACCCATGGGCTCGCCCATGTACCCAGCAGCTTCAGCTCGTCTTCGCCGGCCATTTCTCCCTTGCGTGATACCTATGGATATGACTTGAACTTCAGTGTTAACTACTGTGTTTTGCTTGCTTGCTTGGCTGAGCGTGGAGTGATATATATAGGGTATGGGAGGCAATAACAATGCATCATCCATGAGGCATGTGCTAACGTCAAGGACACTTATTTTGCACAATCACTTAGTATCCGGACATTGAATAGACTTCCTGCTTACTCTATTTTTAACACATGTACCATAATCACTTATTTTATCTCCATGTTTTGAAACACCACGGCAACGAATTCAGTGCTTAGCAACATTAGTCAAGGTCGTTTGCTTGTGGAATAGTTAACTTTGATGTCAAGTTTCTGGAGACATTAGTCATTGTCTTGGAGAAGAAGGCTGGGAAGTAAACAGATTAGCAGAGTCCTTGACATCCCCAGCCGGTCAGTCATCGTTAACTAACTTTAAGATTGATATCAGATAAGGACATGAAACATATAATACTAGTTAGTCGCATTAACTTCAAGCATGCATCCATGACAATGATCAAGTACCTAATACTAGTCTGAACAAGTCAAATACCTAATACTTATGCTCCCGTTAGAGCATCCTTCCCAGATACTTGCAATATTTTTGTGAATCTAGAACATGCACAAAGACAAACCTCAAACAATTTTTCATGCCATGTATGCGTATATATTGTTAATGTGGATGGGAGGCATAACTACAGATGTAGCTAAGGTCTATCATATAACATGAGACAAACAAACCGACGGATGCAAAACGACGATTAATGATATCATGTACTTTCTTAAAATATTTGATGCAATCCAAAGAACACAAAGCAACAATTTATGCAAGGGAATTAGTGCAGAGGATAAATAATCAATCAACAACATGGGAATCAAACACCTAATTAGATTAGTTAGCCCTATCAACCACAGTCGATACATTCATTATGTACGATATTTTCGACAATGACACCATCACTCCATCACAACTCACAAGGGTACAGAGGAGGTACGACGACGATGATGCATACACGGTGAATGTAGAGCTTCATTCAGGACGGCTAACTGAGTTAGCGCTCAAATAAATAGATGCACAGCCAGCCTACTGTATTGTATCGTGTGCTTTTTATAAGCAAGCAGATAGTTTCTCAGCTTTGCATAAGTTGCCTAACATCTCCCGAGTTGCTCATACAAGTTCCTCTGCTCCTCAAACGTCAGGTTTCTTAAGATCTGGGTGATGGCAAAAAAGAAGGCAAGACGTGGGTGGATGAGAACCACCTGCAATACACAGGACAATAATAAGATCAAGTGGAAATCAACAAAGTAAGTAGGTCAGAAGGCAAGACGTGGGTGGATGAGAAAACTGTGGAATCTTTAGCAAGCATCTCTAAGCACACAAAGTCGCCGTTTTTTAAGGAAGCTCAGTTATATATATGTGTCATCTATGTTCATCTGCCTCAAATGGATAAGTCTTCTAATATATTTGACATGATGATTTCCCAATCCTTCAAAACGGCTATGGTCTAACACATGCAAAGATCTGACTTCACAAGAGAAGGCAATTGATTGGTAGGCATAAAGACACTAAGTTATCAAGCATGTGATAAATCGAGTTGCTTGACAATTCCTTGATCTTCATTTCCTTTAGAAAGATTCGGCGAATCTTATGATCTACCATTGCATTATTGTTTAACAATGTAGAGGAGTTATCTTTTTCAGACATGTAGAATGACTGCACTCTCCTTAATTTAAGCCTCTCTAAAAATCTTTCACCAATTATGATATGcctgcaggggggggggggggggggcaatgggcCCCTCCCCCAAACCCAACATTATATGTTACCATTATAATTTGGGGAAGTAATGGCTATACCCACACTAGTTGCACCCCCGCTACACCCCCTTATTCATAGCATACATTCACTGTGAGATACGTGCTGCCAGCCACTGTTTTGGATGTATTAAACTTCCATTAACAAGCTCATGGAAATATATATATATCCTAATTCAACAAGATCTTTCCATCCTTGTCATGAATAAAACCCTCAGAAATCCATCTATGTACTAGTCTCTTCCTTTGGATCTCATAATCTTCATCAAACATTGTCAAGTACAGTAGGCAGCTTCTTAGATGGAGTGGAACATCAAAGTATACAGAGGCGGAGGACGAAAAAAGTTTAAGTTGTGGCGAAGTCTCAAGGAAAGAATTTATTTGATGCAAATTGAAAGAGTCAATACACACTACAAACAAAAAGTCAAATGCAATGAAAATGTAGACATGTTTCAATAGAAAAACAACCTAAAACATATCCATAATGAAAGGATTAATGGAATGTCCCGAAACATTAACCTAAAACATACCCATAATGTAGACATGTTTCGATGGAAGTCACTTGGTTTTGACGAGTGACATGTCCCGAAACATTTAACACTTTTGTGGGTGCTTGGATTTGATTTGAAGCTGCTTCCACTACCAATTACTTCAAAATACATTTTGTCAAATATGTAATCCTCAACATCAATTTGTCACTAAAATCTGATTGGATTCAAGTTGCTGTTAACAATTGCTATAAAATTTCAGAGACATGAGAAATATACCTCTTCCTCCCCTTTCCTTTGGATTTGCTGGCCCCTTCCCCTTCTTTTCCATCTTATGGCCCAAACTGCTGGAGCTTGCCGCCATCTTATAAGAACATAGAGTATCGTTCATATATGATTTGTTTTTTAAAAAATTACGAAACATTTTCTTGGAAAAACTGTGAACAGTTTGAAATACAGAATATTTTTAAAAGCAAACAATTTAAAAAATTccaaaaacatttt is from Triticum aestivum cultivar Chinese Spring chromosome 1B, IWGSC CS RefSeq v2.1, whole genome shotgun sequence and encodes:
- the LOC123084183 gene encoding acetylserotonin O-methyltransferase 1, which produces MASHVQEDELTMSSDDLLQAQLELYHHCFVYVKSMALGAATDLRIADAIHLRGGAVTLSDLAADTGIHPTKLSHLRRLMRVLTTSGIFSAEVKASGDMVYKLTRVSRLLVGAGGESSRRRDLSPMVGVFVNPVAITALFSIHEWFTDEKSAASPSLFEVAHGCTRWEMIAKDASDDRVFNAGMAADCCLSMEILLRECNGVFGSLGSSLVDVGGAHGAATAVVAKAFPHVKCTVLDLPRVIAGAPVDDNLTFVPGDMFEYIPPADTVLLKWILHDWPDEDCIKILCQCKKAIPTRDAGGKVIIMDMVVGSAGPQQETVSKEAEVLFDVFMMYIDGIQREEHEWRKIFFEAGFSDYKITPVTGIRSIIEVYP
- the LOC123084194 gene encoding probable glutathione S-transferase GSTU6; the encoded protein is MAGEDELKLLGTWASPWVSRVKLALHLKGLSYEYVEQDLDNKSDLLLTSNPVHKKVPVLIHNGKPICESVVILEYIDEAYGTTGPSLLPTDPYECAIARFWVDYIDQKLVIPWKVAFTADGEEKTEGIKHMLAVVQTLEGALKECSKGKPFFGGDSVGYVDIALGGLLAFLQGTEELCGTKPFDIANTPLLLAWVERFIALDAAKVALPDVTKLVEFAKTKRAQMALSIKK